The genome window CGCATTCAATGTTGTTCTTAATTGTTTCTCTTATTATATGTTCAACCCTCTTTAAATTAATGCGTTTTTTAATTAGCCGCTGCATTCTCTCCGACCCCGTCTCCACCCCGTAAAAGATGCCTTCGCATCCGGCCCGGGCCATCAGCGTCAGGGTATCGTCTTCGACGTCCAGGCTGTCTATCCTCGAACTGCAGGTCCAGGTGACCCCCAGTTTCTTCGTAATCATCAGTTCGCATAGTTCTCTGAGCTTTTGCCTGTCGAGCGTGAACAGGTCATGCTGGAAGGCAAATGATCCGATCTTGTATCTCTGTTTTAAGTAAACTAATTCCGCCACGATCCTCTCCGCCGATTTGAGCCGGAACCTCCGGCCCCAGTGGACGCTCGTGGAACAGTAGACGCAGTTGTACGGACAGCCCCGGCCCACTTCGATGCTCGCGACATAGCTTTTCTGCTTACCCTGATATTCCGACAAAGGCACGGCCAGTCCATAGTCCAACAGCGGCAATTCATTTAAATCCTTGATCAATTCCCTTTTGCCGTTATGGACTATCTTTGGCCCTTCTCGATATGAGATCCCCGCTACTCCCGCCAGGCTTTCGCCCTTTTCCAGCCTGTCGATCACCTCGACCAGAGTTATGTCTGCTTCTCCGTAAACAACGATGTCGATAAAAGGGAACTTCCTCATCGTCTCTTCCCCGGTCGCGGTCGCCTGCGGGCCGCCAAAGATGATCTTATATCTCGGATTCGCTCGCTTGCACTCGCGCGCCAGGTTGAGCGACAGCGGATAGTTCGAACACACAGCGGTAAAGCCCAGCACGTCGGCACATTTCGCGCCGATCAGCTTAACCGCTGCCTTATAAAAACTCCGATCAAACCTGAGAACTTTTTGATTTATCAGCAGCTGCAGGTCCAGCAGTTCAACCGGTTTGTTTTTGTTTTTTAGTATCGTGCCCAGGGTCAGGATTGACAATGGCGGTCGGTTAAAATAATCCGAGGCTTGGTCTGCGTTAAGAAAACTGGGGGGATTTATTAGGCATGTTTTCATCTTACTTTACTACCATTGCGGATCCAGGTCATCCTAAATTTGTATTAATAACGCCATTTTTTATAGTTTCCCTTAAAAATCGCCCTATTTTCGAGCGTGGCGTGGGATAAACTTTATTAAAATCATCGATAATTTCCCCGAAAGTCCTTTCCCCATCGATCTTATCCAAAAACAATTTCGTTTTTTTACTAATTCTCTGGATTACCAATCTATCACTTAAATTATAAAAAAGATAATGTAATTTCTCTTGATTATTATACGTTTCCAAGTTTTTTTCCCTGTTGTCACTGAAATATTTTTCAATATCATATGAAAAAGTTTGGCTAATCAATTGCTTTGATACGGCCGGTACGACCTTTCGCCAATCCCCCCGAAACATTTGTCTCAAATCGACTTGTGAACAGCCTTTGATCTTTTTCTTTTTATTAAGCTTGATTAGATTCATGCATTTTTCATATTTCATAAGGTCCCTGACAAATGAGAATCGCTTTTTATTCTCACGATAAATCCCGCTGGCATATTTGTAATATTTGTTGTAAGCGTCATTAAAGCTAACGGTCGTAGTTATTTCATAGCCGTTGCGATTAAACCATTTAATCCATAAATAAATCGCTTTTAACGGCGTAATATCCAATTCGCGGCAGAGCAATAAAAAGCTCTTAGGCAAATGTTTTAGTATCCACACCCCCCAATCCTGGACAAAGACAAACACCTCTAAAGGCACGTAGCGCGTTTTGAGATTGTAAAAAGCGCTGAATAGCTCGGGGTTTTCTTTTATTAATTTCATTTCATCCGACCGGCATAATTTGAATGAAGTGTAATAAGAGATGCATTCCGTCATGATCAGATCTTTTTTGTAGTCCGCCATCAATTTTGTGCCCGCGACCGGCGCGATAAGGTTGCATTGGACTTTCGAAATATAATCGATGTTGGCCA of Candidatus Margulisiibacteriota bacterium contains these proteins:
- a CDS encoding radical SAM protein, which codes for MGIAWTCSSRIDSLDVEDDTLALMARAGCKGIFYGVETGSERMQRLLNKNINLDRVEEVIKKTIKNDIPCAASFIIGFPEEKEADLNDTLNLALRLANIDYISKVQCNLIAPVAGTKLMADYKKDLIMTECISYYTSFKLCRSDEMKLIKENPELFSAFYNLKTRYVPLEVFVFVQDWGVWILKHLPKSFLLLCRELDITPLKAIYLWIKWFNRNGYEITTTVSFNDAYNKYYKYASGIYRENKKRFSFVRDLMKYEKCMNLIKLNKKKKIKGCSQVDLRQMFRGDWRKVVPAVSKQLISQTFSYDIEKYFSDNREKNLETYNNQEKLHYLFYNLSDRLVIQRISKKTKLFLDKIDGERTFGEIIDDFNKVYPTPRSKIGRFLRETIKNGVINTNLG